The following coding sequences are from one Amphiprion ocellaris isolate individual 3 ecotype Okinawa chromosome 19, ASM2253959v1, whole genome shotgun sequence window:
- the gcdhb gene encoding glutaryl-CoA dehydrogenase b yields MTYVRVLTLVVSVNRSQEIPGAGLALYHRLIFIMALRSALGRLLVNPHRCAIISAARAQGTAAPARHDAEKTQQRSKAPKVQFNWRDALDLEGQLTEEEIMIRDSFRTYCQEKLMPRIVMANRHEVFHREIISEMGELGILGPTIKGYGCAGTSYVAYGLIAREIERVDSGYRSVMSVQSSLVMHPINAYGTEEQKQKYLPKLARGEILGCFGLTEPNHGSDPAGMETRAKYNPSSRTYTLTGSKTWITNSPLADIAVVWAKCDDGKVRGFILERGMKGFSTPKIEGKFSLRASATGMILMDEVEVPEENLLPNVSGLGGPFGCLNNARYGIAWGSLGAAEFCFHAARQYTLDRIQFGVPLARNQLMQKKMADMLTDITIGLQSCLRLGRLIDEKKAAPEMISMLKRNNCGKALDIARQARDMLGGNGISDEYHIIRHAMNLESVNTYEGTHDIHALILGRAITGLQSFTVDK; encoded by the exons ATGACGTATGTTCGTGTTTTGACGTTGGTCGTCAGTGTGAACCGGAGCCAAGAGATACCAGGAGCAGGGCTAGCTCTTTATCACAG ACTGATCTTCATCATGGCATTGAGAAGCGCTTTGGGCCGCCTCTTGGTAAACCCTCACAGATGTGCCATCATCTCTGCTGCCAGAGCGCAGGGAACTGCAGCACCTGCCAGACACG atgcagagaagaCTCAGCAGAGGTCTAAAGCAC CTAAGGTCCAGTTCAACTGGCGTGACGCGCTGGATCTGGAGGGCCAGCTGACAGAGGAAGAGATCATGATCAGGGATTCCTTCCGGACCTACTGCCAAGAGAAACTCATGCCTCGCATCGTGATGGCAAACAGACATGAAG TGTTCCACAGAGAAATTATCTCCGAGATGGGAGAGCTGGGTATCCTGGGCCCAACTATTAAAG GTTATGGCTGCGCTGGGACCAGCTATGTGGCCTATGGTTTGATTGCCAGAGAAATAGAGAGAGTGGACAGCGGCTATCGCTCAGTTATGAGCGTGCAGTCATCACTGGTCATGCACCCCATTAACGCCTATGGAACAGaggaacagaaacagaagtACCTCCCTAAGCTGG CTCGTGGAGAGATCCTGGGGTGCTTTGGCTTGACGGAGCCGAACCACGGCAGTGACCCGGCTGGCATGGAGACCAGAGCCAAGTACAATCCATCCAGTCGCACCTACACTCTGACTGGCTCAAAGACGTG GATCACCAACTCCCCTCTGGCAGATATCGCTGTCGTCTGGGCCAAATGTGACGACGGAAAGGTCCGTGGCTTCATCTTGGAGCGTGGCATGAAGGGCTTCTCCACACCCAAGATTGAAGGAAAGTTCTCCCTGAGGGCCTCGGCCACTGGCATGATCCTCATGGACGAGGTGGAGGTTCCTGAGGAGAACTTGCTGCCGAACGTCTCCGGCCTCGGG GGTCCTTTTGGCTGCTTGAACAACGCTCGATATGGCATCGCATGGGGTTCCCTTGGTGCTGCAGAGTTCTGTTTCCATGCAGCGCGTCAGTACACACTAGACAG AATCCAGTTCGGCGTGCCGCTGGCGAGGAATCAGCTGATGCAGAAGAAAATGGCAGACATGTTGACAGACATCACCATCGGCCTGCAGTCCTGTCTGCGGCTGGGCAGACTTATCGATGAGAAAAA aGCAGCCCCAGAGATGATCTCCATGCTGAAGAGGAACAACTGCGGTAAAGCGCTGGACATCGCCAGACAGGCCAGAGACATGCTGGGAGGGAACGGCATCTCAGACGAGTACCACATCATCCGCCACGCCATGAACCTGGAGTCTGTCAACACGTACGAAG GTACTCATGATATCCACGCTCTGATCCTGGGCAGAGCCATCACAGGGCTGCAGTCTTTCACCGTGGATAAATAG
- the farsa gene encoding phenylalanine--tRNA ligase alpha subunit, producing the protein MADSGVVETLLQRIEKADDGVDSLNVAASLGVDHQVIVGAVKSLQALGDIISADLRSSKHWELTVEGSEIAEQGSHEARVFSSIPLEGLAQSELMKLSFGKIGFSKAMSNKWIRVDKTQEGGPRIFRAVENIEDQVREKLLQVQKGNFSQLDEKEKNELKKRKLLSEVTVKSYWITKGSSFSTTITKQETELTPEMIATGSWKEKKFKPYNFEAMGVAPDCGHLHPLMKVRTQFRQIFLEMGFTEMPTNNFIESSFWNFDSLFQPQQHPARDQHDTFFLSDPALAHEFPQDYLERVKKVHSEGGFGSQGYKYDWKIEEAQKNILRTHTTAVSARMLYKLAQQEKFTPVKYFSIDRVFRNETLDATHLAEFHQIEGVVADYGLTLGDLMGILHQFFTKLGITKLRFKPAYNPYTEPSMEVFSYHEGLKKWVEVGNSGVFRPEMLLPMGLPEDVSVIAWGLSLERPTMIKYGINNIRELVGHKVNLQMVYDGPICRLDS; encoded by the exons ATGGCGGACAGCGGCGTGGTGGAGACGCTGTTACAGCGGATTGAGAAGGCGGACGACGGCGTGGACAGCCTGAATGTGGCGGCCAGCCTCGGGGTGGACCACCAGGTCATCGTGGGAGCCGTGAAGAGTCTGCAGGCTCTCGGCGAC ATCATCTCAGCTGATCTGCGTTCCTCCAAACACTGGGAGCTGACGGTTGAAGGCAGTGAGATCGCAGAGCAGGGCAGCCATGAAGCCCGGGTGTTCAGCTCCATCCCTCTGGAGGGTCTGGCCCAGAGTGAGCTCATG AAACTGTCCTTCGGGAAGATCGGCTTCAGCAAGGCCATGTCCAACAAGTGGATCCGAGTGGACAAGACCCAGGAGGGCGGCCCCAGGATATTCAGGGCT GTGGAGAACATCGAGGACCAGGTGAGAGAGAAGCTGCTTCAGGTGCAGAAAGGAAACTTCAGTCAGCTGGACGAGAAAGAAAAGAACGAGCTGAAGAAGAGGAAGCTGCTCTCTGAAGT gacGGTGAAGTCTTACTGGATCACTAagggcagctccttcagcaccACCATCACCAAACAGGAGACGGAGCTCACCCCTGAGATGATCGCCAC tgggAGCTGGAAGGAGAAGAAATTCAAGCCCTACAACTTTGAAGCCATGGGCGTCGCTCCAGACTGTGGTCACCTGCACCCGCTGATGAAGGTGCGGACGCAGTTCAGGCAGATCTTCCTGGAGATGGG CTTCACTGAAATGCCGACCAACAACTTCATAGAAAGCTCTTTCTGGAACTTCGACTCCCTGTTCCAGCCTCAGCAGCATCCGGCCAGAGACCAACATGACACCTTCTTCTTGTCTG ACCCGGCACTTGCCCATGAGTTCCCCCAGGACTACCTGGAGAGAGTGAAGAAGGTCCACTCAGAGGGAGGCTTCGGTTCACAAGG GTACAAATATGACTGGAAGATAGAGGAGGCTCAGAAGAACATCCTCCGGACTCACACCACAGCAGTCAGTGCACGCATGCTGTATAAACTCGCACAACAG GAGAAGTTCACCCCCGTCAAGTACTTCTCCATCGACCGGGTGTTCAGGAATGAGACGTTGGATGCCACCCATCTAGCAGAGTTCCACCAGATCGAGGGCGTGGTGGCCGACTACGGACTCACACTGGGAGACCTCATGGGGATTCTGCATCAGTTCTTCACCAAACTAG GAATTACCAAACTGCGCTTCAAGCCGGCCTACAACCCGTACACAGAGCCCAGCATGGAAGTGTTCAGCTACCATGAAG GACTGAAAAAGTGGGTGGAAGTGGGAAACTCAGGGGTCTTCAGACCAGAGATGCTGCTGCCAATGGGACTCCCTGAGGATGTGTCTGTAATTGCCTGGGGATTGTCTTTGGAaag GCCCACCATGATTAAATACGGCATCAACAACATCAGAGAGCTGGTGGGACACAAGGTGAACCTGCAGATGGTCTACGACGGCCCGATATGCCGACTGGACTCCTGA